In one window of Musa acuminata AAA Group cultivar baxijiao chromosome BXJ3-2, Cavendish_Baxijiao_AAA, whole genome shotgun sequence DNA:
- the LOC104000253 gene encoding uncharacterized protein LOC104000253, which produces MAARVALAVASSFSRPSAAAAKLVPRRGLAGGGDHHGPPKINMWEDPLSPSKWKEEHFVLTSLTGWALLIYGGYKLFGGKKDTKEVVGEKLVH; this is translated from the exons ATGGCGGCTCGGGTGGCGCTGGCGGTTGCTTCCTCCTTCTCTCGCCCCTCTGCCGCTGCGGCGAAGCTCGTGCCTCGACGGGGACTCGCCGGTGGCGGAG ATCATCATGGCCCACCAAAGATTAATATGTGGGAAGACCCGCTTAGTCCATCTAAATGGAAGGAAGAACAT TTTGTACTTACCAGTTTGACTGGCTGGGCCCTTCTAATTTATGGTGGATACAAGCTGTTTGGTGGAAAGAAGGACACAAAGGAAGTG GTGGGAGAAAAGTTGGTGCACTAG